A genomic segment from bacterium (Candidatus Blackallbacteria) CG13_big_fil_rev_8_21_14_2_50_49_14 encodes:
- a CDS encoding antibiotic biosynthesis monooxygenase, with protein MITFGLNYDVKAEHVDEFVGIAKKALELINTLEGHVKTVLYSNVEKPNSFMIYSEWESDEPFRNFMRSDAFKQVQTMSVDMLENRPKHSLYESRKMS; from the coding sequence ATGATTACCTTTGGATTAAACTATGATGTAAAAGCCGAACACGTGGATGAATTTGTTGGCATTGCGAAAAAGGCTTTGGAGCTGATCAATACCCTAGAAGGGCATGTGAAGACGGTGCTGTATAGCAATGTTGAAAAGCCCAATTCTTTTATGATTTATTCTGAATGGGAAAGTGATGAGCCTTTCCGTAATTTTATGCGTTCAGATGCTTTCAAACAGGTTCAGACCATGTCGGTGGATATGCTTGAGAACCGCCCCAAACACTCACTTTATGAATCCCGTAAGATGTCCTAA